In Castor canadensis chromosome 11, mCasCan1.hap1v2, whole genome shotgun sequence, a single genomic region encodes these proteins:
- the Klhl10 gene encoding kelch-like protein 10, with translation MEMESTAASTRFHQPHMERKMSAMTCEIFNELRLEGKLCDVVIKVNGFEFNAHKNILCSCSSYFRALFTSGWNNTEKKVYNIPGISPDMMKLIIEYAYTRTVPITPDNVEKLLAAADQFNIMGIVRGCCEFLKSELCLDNCIGICKFTDYYYCPELRQKAYMFILHNFEEMVKVSAEFLELSVTELKDIIEKDELNVKQEDAVFEAILKWISHDPQNRKQHISVLLPKVRLALMHAEYFMNNVKMNDYVKDSEECKPVIINALKAMYDLNMNGPSNSDFTNPLTRPRLPYAILFAIGGWSGGSPTNAIEAYDARADRWVNVTCEEESPRAYHGAAYLKGYVYIIGGFDSVDYFNSVKRFDPVKKTWHQVAPMHSRRCYVSVTVLSNFIYAMGGFDGYVRLNTAERYEPETNQWTLIAPMHEQRSDASATTLYGKVYICGGFNGNECLFTAEVYNTESNQWTVIAPMRSRRSGIGVIAYGEHVYAVGGFDGANRLRSAEAYSPVANTWRTIPTMFNPRSNFGIEVVDDLLFVVGGFNGFTTTFNVECYDEKTDEWYDAHDMSIYRSALSCCVVPGLANVGEYAARRDNFTGLALRDEVKYSASTSTLPV, from the exons ATGGAGATGGAGAGCACGGCGGCCTCCACACGGTTCCACCAGCCTCACATGGAGAGGAAGATGAGTGCGATGACCTGTGAGATCTTCAATGAGCTTCGGCTAGAGGGCAAGCTCTGTGATGTGGTCATCAAAGTCAATGGCTTTGAGTtcaatgcccacaagaacatcctctgTAGCTGCAGTTCCTACTTTAG agctTTGTTTACAAGTGGCTGGAACAACACTGAGAAGAAGGTTTACAACATTCCTGGCATTTCCCCTGACATGATGAAGCTAATTATTGAGTATGCCTATACACGGACCGTGCCTATCACCCCGGACAATGTGGAGAAGCTGCTGGCTGCTGCAGATCAATTTAATATCATGGGTATTGTTAGGGGTTGCTGTGAGTTCCTCAAGTCGGAGCTGTGTTTGGATAATTGTATTGGCATCTGCAAGTTCACAGACTACTACTACTGCCCTGAGCTGAGGCAGAAGGCCTACATGTTCATACTGCACAACTTCGAGGAGATGGTGAAAGTCTCAGCAGAGTTTCTGGAGCTCTCAGTCACTGAACTTAAGGATATCATTGAGAAAGATGAGCTCAATGTCAAACAGGAAGATGCTGTGTTTGAAGCCATTTTAAAGTGGATTTCTCATGACCCCCAAAACAGGAAACAGCACATTTCAGTTTTGCTTCCTAAG GTTCGCCTGGCCCTAATGCATGCTGAGTACTTCATGAATAACGTTAAGATGAACGACTATGTTAAAGACAGTGAGGAATGCAAGCCAGTCATCATTAATGCCCTAAAGGCCATGTACGACCTAAACATGAATGGACCCTCCAATTCTGATTTCACCAACCCACTCACCAGACCCCGCCTGCCCTATGCAATCCTATTTGCAATTGGTGGCTGGAGTGGTGGAAGCCCCACCAATGCCATCGAGGCATATGATGCTCGTGCAGACAGATGGGTGAATGTCACTTGTGAGGAAGAGAGTCCTCGTGCCTACCATGGGGCAGCCTATTTGAAAGGCTATGTTTATATCATTGGGGGGTTTGATAGTGTAGACTACTTCAATAGTGTTAAGCGTTTTGACCCAGTGAAGAAAACTTGGCACCAAGTGGCCCCGATGCACTCCAGACGTTGCTATGTCAGTGTGACGGTCCTCAGCAATTTCATTTACGCCATGGGAGGATTTGATGGCTATGTGCGCCTCAACACTGCCGAACGTTATGAGCCTGAGACCAATCAATGGACGCTCATTGCCCCCATGCACGAGCAGAGGAGTGACGCAAGCGCCACAACACTCTATGGGAAG GTCTACATATGTGGTGGGTTTAACGGAAATGAATGCCTGTTTACAGCAGAAGTGTACAACACCGAGAGTAATCAGTGGACAGTCATAGCACCCATGAGAAGCAGGAGGAGTGGAATAGGTGTAATTGCTTATGGGGAACATGTATACGCG GTAGGTGGCTTTGATGGAGCTAATCGACTTAGGAGCGCGGAAGCCTACAGCCCAGTGGCCAATACTTGGCGCACAATCCCCACTATGTTTAATCCTCGTAGCAATTTTGGCATCGAGGTGGTGGACGACCTCTTGTTTGTGGTGGGTGGCTTTAATGGCTTTACCACCACCTTTAATGTTGAGTGTTACGATGAAAAGACCGACGAGTGGTATGATGCTCATGACATGAGCATATACCGCAGTGCTTTGAGCTGCTGTGTGGTACCAGGGCTGGCCAATGTTGGGGAATATGCAGCTAGACGGGACAACTTCACAGGATTAGCACTGCGAGATGAAGTAAAGTATTCCGCTTCAACAAGTACCCTACCTGTATGA
- the Klhl11 gene encoding kelch-like protein 11, whose product MAAAVAAAAAAAAAAASLQVLEMESMETAAAGSAGLAAEVRGSGTVDFGPGPGISAMEASGGDPGPEAEDFECSSHCSELSWRQNEQRRQGLFCDITLCFGGAGGREFRAHRSVLAAATEYFTPLLSGQFSESRSGRVEMRKWSSEPGPEPDTVEAVIEYMYTGRIRVSTGSVHEVLELADRFLLIRLKEFCGEFLKKKLHLSNCVAIHSLAHMYTLSQLALKAADMIRRNFHKVIQDEEFYTLPFHLIRDWLSDLEITVDSEEVLFETVLKWVQRNAEERERYFEELFKLLRLSQMKPTYLTRHVKPERLVANNEVCVKLVADAVERHALRAENIQSGTFQHPASHVSLLPRYGQNMDVIMVIGGVSEGGDYLSECVGYFVDEDRWVNLPHIHNHLDGHAVAVTESYVYVAGSMEPGFAKTVERYNPNLNTWEHVCSLMTRKHSFGLTEVKGKLYSIGGHGNFSPGFKDVTVYNPELDKWHNLESAPKILRDVKALAIEDRFVYIAARTPVDRDTEDGLKAVITCYDTETRQWQDVESLPLIDNYCFFQMSVVNSNFYQTASCCPKSYSLENEEAVRKIANQVSDEILESLPPEVLSIEGAAICYYKDDVFIIGGWKNSDDIDKQYRKEAYRYCAERKRWMLLPPMPQPRCRATACHARIPYRYLHGTQRYPMPQNLMWQKDRIRQMQEIHRHALNMRRVPSSQIEC is encoded by the exons ATGGCGGCGGctgtggcggcggcggcggcggcggcggccgcggcTGCATCCCTTCAGGTGCTGGAAATGGAGAGCATGGAGACGGCCGCCGCCGGTTCCGCGGGGCTGGCCGCCGAGGTCCGAGGCAGCGGCACTGTGGACTTCGGGCCCGGTCCCGGAATCTCTGCCATGGAAGCAAGCGGGGGCGATCCGGGCCCAGAAGCTGAGGACTTCGAGTGCAGCTCTCACTGCTCCGAGCTTTCCTGGCGGCAGAATGAGCAACGTCGCCAAGGCCTCTTCTGCGACATCACTCTGTGCTTCGGGGGCGCCGGGGGCCGCGAGTTCCGGGCCCACCGCTCGGTGCTGGCTGCCGCCACCGAGTATTTCACGCCCCTGCTCTCGGGTCAGTTTTCCGAGTCGCGCTCGGGCCGGGTGGAGATGCGCAAGTGGAGCTCGGAGCCGGGGCCTGAGCCCGACACGGTGGAAGCCGTTATCGAGTACATGTACACCGGGCGCATCCGCGTCAGCACCGGCAGTGTGCATGAGGTGCTGGAGCTGGCCGACAG ATTCCTGTTAATTCGTTTAAAAGAATTTTGTGGAGAATTTCTCAAGAAAAAACTGCATCTTTCAAATTGTGTGGCCATTCATAGCTTAGCTCACATGTATACCCTTAGCCAACTTGCTCTGAAAGCTGCTGACATGATACGGAGAAATTTCCACAAAGTTATTCAGGATGAAGAATTTTATACTTTACCTTTCCATCTCATTCGAGACTGGCTTTCAGACTTGGAAATTACAGTTGACTCTGAAGAGGTTCTCTTTGAAACAGTTTTGAAGTGGGTTCAGAGAAAtgctgaagagagagagagatactttgaagaactttttaaattactCAGATTGTCCCAGATGAAACCTACCTACCTTACTCGGCATGTCAAACCAGAGAGGCTGGTGGCCAATAATGAAGTTTGCGTCAAGCTCGTGGCCGATGCAGTGGAGAGGCATGCTCTGAGAGCTGAAAATATACAGTCTGGCACATTCCAGCATCCTGCTTCTCATGTCTCATTATTACCTCGCTATGGGCAAAACATGGACGTGATCATGGTTATTGGAGGTGTGTCAGAAGGAGGGGACTATTTAAGTGAATGTGTGGGATATTTTGTTGATGAGGACAGATGGGTAAACCTGCCCCATATTCATAATCACCTTGATGGACATGCAGTTGCAGTAACAGAATCCTATGTGTACGTTGCTGGATCCATGGAACCAGGGTTTGCTAAGACTGTGGAAAGATACAATCCAAATTTGAATACATGGGAACACGTTTGTAGTCTAATGACAAGAAAGCATTCTTTTGGGCTAACAGAAGTCAAAGGGAAGTTGTATAGCATTGGAGGACATGGCAACTTTAGTCCTGGCTTTAAAGATGTGACTGTTTACAATCCTGAGCTCGATAAGTGGCACAACTTGGAATCAGCACCAAAGATTCTTCGAGATGTCAAAGCACTAGCCATCGAAGACCGGTTTGTGTACATTGCTGCCCGCACTCCTGTGGACCGGGATACTGAAGATGGATTAAAAGCTGTAATTACGTGCTATGACACCGAGACTCGGCAGTGGCAAGATGTGGAGTCTTTGCCACTTATTGACAATTACTGCTTTTTCCAAATGTCTGTGGTCAATTCAAACTTTTATCAGACGGCATCATGCTGTCCCAAGAGTTACTCTTTAGAAAATGAAGAGGCAGTAAGAAAAATTGCCAACCAAGTGTCTGATGAGATCCTTGAAAGCTTGCCTCCAGAAGTCCTAAGCATTGAAGGAGCAGCCATTTGCTATTACAAAGATGATGTCTTCATTATCGGAGGCTGGAAAAACAGTGATGATATTGACAAACAGTATCGGAAAGAAGCCTATCGATACTGTGCGGAGAGAAAGAGGTGGATGCTCCTTCCTCCCATGCCACAGCCTCGTTGTAGAGCTACTGCTTGTCATGCCAGGATTCCCTACCGATACTTACACGGCACACAGAGGTATCCTATGCCTCAAAACCTAATGTGGCAGAAGGACCGCATCAGACAGATGCAAGAAATACATCGGCATGCCCTAAATATGCGGCGAGTGCCAAGCTCCCAGATTGAATGCTAA